Proteins encoded in a region of the Zea mays cultivar B73 chromosome 2, Zm-B73-REFERENCE-NAM-5.0, whole genome shotgun sequence genome:
- the LOC103646353 gene encoding putative pentatricopeptide repeat-containing protein At1g09680 — protein MHRGRALRPRPIQRRPPAADPPPPVSPPWYAAPRSTLPAATPPPGEADPLVVAASEIALGLPFHPAPLPAAAPAPLLRLLPAFTPTHFLSLLRRNPLALQPLPLLSLFRVLLASPPGLFRHTPASFLSMSHLLIAHRLSHLALPLLRLLVSRLGRDSPPRLLPLLVSAASTDDPAPLVSAVAKVYADEGLLPDGCSLLLLALRRGIRVPMPAWSDLMNRLPSVPEAYAFYLHLLDAGVPPEARQFNMLMRDMIRSGKLASARNVFDEMLRRGVQPTVVTFNTLMSGMCKASDLNNANALRGLMAKAGIAPDVYTYGAFIQGLCKTGRIQDAMEMFEEMCERGLNPNTVVLTTLIDAHCKEGDVTAGLELRWEMATRGVKADLVAYNALVNGFCRVRDMKAANDIVEEMRKDGLKPDKVTYTTLIDGCCKEGELDTAMEMKQEMSDEGVALDDVTYTALISGLSKAGRSVDAERILCEMMEAGLQPDNTTYTMVIDAFCKNGDVKTGFKHLKEMQNKGKNPGIVTYNVVMNGFCSLGQMKNADMLLNAMLNIGVCPNDITYNILLDGHCKHGKVRDTEELKSAKGMVSDFGVYTSLINEFVKKKSAKSYHDNG, from the coding sequence ATGCACAGAGGCAGAGCCCTCCGCCCTCGCCCCATCCAGCGCCGCCCGCCGGCCGCTGACCCTCCGCCGCCCGTTTCTCCACCATGGTACGCCGCGCCGCGGTCGACGCTCCCGGCCGCGACCCCGCCCCCGGGCGAGGCGGATCCTCTCGTCGTCGCGGCGTCCGAGATTGCGCTCGGCCTCCCCTTCCACCCAGCGCCGCTCCCggccgccgcgcccgcgcccttgCTCCGCCTCCTCCCGGCCTTCACCCCCACTCACTTTCTCTCCCTACTTCGCCGCAACCCGCTCGCCctccagccgctcccgctcctttCCCTCTTCCGCGTCCTCCTCGCCTCGCCGCCGGGCCTCTTCCGTCACACCCCAGCCTCCTTCCTCTCCATGTCTCACCTCCTCATCGCCCACCGCCTCTCTCACCTTGCACTCCCCCTCCTCCGCCTTCTCGTCTCCCGCCTTGGCCGCGACTCCCCGCCGCGGCTACTCCCGCTACTTGTCTCCGCAGCCTCAACCGACGACCCGGCGCCTCTCGTGTCCGCTGTCGCCAAAGTATACGCCGATGAGGGCCTCCTACCCGATGGATGCTCCCTCCTCCTCCTCGCGCTCCGCCGTGGCATCCGCGTCCCCATGCCAGCGTGGTCCGATCTCATGAATCGGCTCCCATCTGTTCCCGAAGCCTACGCCTTCTACCTGCACCTGCTCGACGCCGGCGTGCCCCCGGAGGCCAGGCAGTTTAACATGCTAATGCGTGACATGATTAGATCAGGCAAACTTGCCAGTGCGCGGAACGTGTTCGATGAAATGTTGAGGAGGGGTGTGCAGCCAACGGTAGTGACCTTCAACACCTTGATGTCTGGGATGTGCAAGGCGTCCGATCTGAACAACGCAAATGCTCTGCGAGGCCTAATGGCAAAGGCAGGAATCGCACCAGATGTGTACACCTATGGTGCTTTTATACAGGGGCTGTGTAAGACAGGGAGGATACAAGATGCAATGGAGATGTTTGAGGAAATGTGTGAGAGAGGTTTGAACCCCAACACTGTTGTGCTCACTACATTGATAGATGCACATTGCAAGGAGGGGGATGTGACAGCTGGGTTGGAGTTGCGCTGGGAGATGGCCACAAGGGGTGTCAAGGCGGATTTGGTGGCATACAATGCTTTGGTGAATGGTTTTTGCCGAGTGCGTGATATGAAAGCAGCCAATGACATTGTGGAGGAGATGAGAAAGGATGGTCTCAAGCCGGACAAGGTTACTTACACCACCCTCATCGATGGTTGCTGCAAGGAGGGGGAGTTAGACACAGCAATGGAGATGAAACAAGAGATGTCAGACGAAGGGGTTGCGTTGGATGATGTCACATACACTGCGCTCATCTCTGGACTGAGCAAGGCTGGCCGTTCAGTTGATGCAGAAAGGATCCTATGTGAGATGATGGAGGCTGGTTTGCAACCTGACAACACGACATACACAATGGTGATTGATGCCTTTTGTAAGAATGGTGATGTGAAGACAGGCTTTAAACATCTGAAAGAGATGCAGAATAAGGGCAAAAATCCAGGAATTGTGACATATAATGTGGTTATGAATGGCTTCTGCAGTCTGGGGCAGATGAAGAATGCGGACATGCTTCTGAATGCCATGCTTAATATTGGGGTGTGCCCAAATgatataacatacaacattctttTGGATGGGCATTGCAAGCATGGAAAAGTTAGAGATACTGAAGAACTGAAGAGTGCAAAAGGAATGGTTTCAGATTTTGGGGTTTATACTTCACTAATCAATGAATTTGTCAAGAAAAAGTCAgctaagagttaccatgataatggATAG
- the LOC109939214 gene encoding uncharacterized protein gives MAAPSRGKKRLVVDVDVELDSEAEVASAFSRLSVSIVAKPSGEYVRAKEHSSPSVNCAATSGTGYTQQQTPSVAKQCSEPRSVSITRFETVRSDLAIAIAKMHVVGNELKDLAGNEIMNSPDTAKDVSVNFSMWRVYELAQSLLDEAQRLEDLEAGPSPPLSECFNNHFAEDEDMGGGEWALDDVDSEELVDRQMK, from the exons ATGGCGGCTCCGTCGAGGGGGAAGAAACGCCTGGTGGTCGACGTCGATGTCGAGTTGGACAGTGAGGCCGAAGTAGCTTCAGCTTTCAGTCGTCTGTCTGTGTCGATCGTTGCCAAGCCTTCAGGCGAGTACGTTCGCGCCAAGGAGCACTCCTCCCCGAGCGTGAACTGCGCGGCCACATCAG GTACTGGGTACACCCAGCAGCAGACCCCTTCTGTCGCGAAACAGTGCTCTGAACCACGTTCAGTGTCG ATAACCAGATTTGAAACGGTTCGTAGTGACCTGGCAATAGCCATTGCAAAGATGCATGTAGTTGGGAACGAGTTGAAAGATTTGGCCGGAAATGAGATAATGAATTCGCCAGATACGGCCAAAGATGTGTCAGTGAACTTCTCAATGTGGCGCGTGTATGAGCTTGCTCAGTCACTGCTGGACGAAGCGCAACGTTTAGAAGATCTTGAAGCTGGTCCTTCGCCACCATTATCTGAATGTTTCAATAACCATTTTGCTGAAGATGAAGATATGGGTGGCGGGGAATGGGCACTGGATGATGTGGATTCCGAAGAGCTTGTGGATCGTCAGATGAAGTAG